In Blastopirellula sp. J2-11, a single genomic region encodes these proteins:
- a CDS encoding chloride channel protein, whose translation MHDRIKKIYPEAFGWIFQRLRRGTIPAAPLTIVLAAIAGVLTGYGSVLFAYLFEIIRELTVLRFVAWSEFTIWGYVALAASPAMGILFVAWFTRYLRLEGQAVPEVIKSVARKDGVIRPFWSLAKVFSSAVCIGVGGSVGPEGPMVLIGSSIASAAGQFFRLSSRNLRTLVAAGAAAGISAAFNAPIAGVIFSCEIILGSFAVESLTPIVIAAVLAAVVQKQVGEHGVNVAFPQISHEYAGNWIELPSYFLLGIICGFASIGFVCLLYWTEDIAKTWTPKWWMRALVCGTLVGVIGAGYFVVYPAPPTISAEESANESDSLAEEMREEGHHPRGPALYGVGYDTVEHSLHLQNAEKPMPVRRQNVDITSTKVVPLSREEMIAHLWWLVPLILLKPICTSLTLGGGGAGGIFAPSLFLGATLGGAYGIVCNLIAPDMCASPGAYALVGMGAVVAGTTHGVLSAILIVYELTGDYHIILPIMGAACISSVVAWFSDPENIYSKRLARSGESIARSHDLHGAEHIKVRDVMIRRFPTVKNTDNLVQIIKVARQNPHIESLPVMDDDNRLIGIIRPEDLHRVMDTDVSPYLVNADDIALMMPISVSPEENLLEALRDFGSRDVDTLPVEIGEGGRRQLIGLLLRADVMSRYREAMLSRH comes from the coding sequence ATGCACGACCGGATCAAAAAGATCTATCCAGAGGCGTTCGGCTGGATCTTCCAACGCCTTCGGCGCGGAACGATCCCTGCAGCGCCGTTGACGATTGTTTTGGCGGCGATTGCTGGCGTCCTCACCGGTTACGGCTCGGTCTTATTCGCTTATCTGTTTGAGATCATTCGCGAACTGACGGTCCTGCGTTTCGTCGCCTGGAGCGAGTTCACCATCTGGGGCTACGTCGCTCTTGCTGCGTCGCCGGCGATGGGAATTCTGTTTGTCGCTTGGTTTACGCGCTATCTTCGGCTCGAAGGTCAGGCCGTACCCGAGGTGATCAAATCGGTCGCTCGCAAGGATGGCGTGATCCGTCCCTTTTGGTCGTTGGCCAAGGTCTTTTCGTCGGCCGTCTGTATCGGCGTCGGCGGTTCGGTGGGGCCTGAAGGTCCGATGGTTCTGATCGGTTCCTCGATCGCTAGCGCCGCTGGTCAGTTTTTTCGCTTGTCGTCACGCAACCTGCGTACGTTGGTCGCCGCTGGCGCCGCCGCTGGCATTAGCGCCGCTTTTAATGCGCCGATCGCCGGCGTGATTTTCTCGTGCGAAATCATCCTCGGCAGTTTCGCCGTCGAAAGTCTGACCCCGATCGTCATCGCCGCGGTGCTTGCTGCGGTGGTGCAAAAGCAAGTGGGCGAACACGGCGTGAATGTCGCTTTTCCCCAGATTTCACACGAGTATGCAGGCAATTGGATCGAGCTGCCCTCTTACTTTTTGCTGGGCATTATCTGTGGATTCGCTTCGATCGGCTTTGTGTGCTTGCTGTATTGGACGGAAGATATCGCGAAAACTTGGACGCCCAAGTGGTGGATGAGGGCGCTGGTCTGCGGAACCTTGGTCGGCGTTATCGGCGCCGGCTACTTTGTCGTTTATCCCGCGCCTCCGACGATCTCCGCCGAAGAATCTGCGAACGAGTCGGATTCGCTTGCCGAAGAAATGCGCGAAGAAGGGCATCATCCACGCGGACCGGCGCTCTACGGCGTTGGCTACGACACCGTCGAGCACTCGCTGCATCTGCAAAACGCCGAAAAGCCGATGCCGGTTCGTCGTCAGAACGTCGACATCACCAGCACGAAAGTAGTGCCGCTCAGTCGTGAAGAGATGATCGCTCACCTCTGGTGGCTGGTTCCCTTGATCCTGCTGAAGCCGATCTGCACTAGTTTGACGTTGGGCGGCGGCGGCGCCGGCGGCATCTTCGCCCCTTCGCTCTTCTTGGGAGCGACGCTGGGGGGCGCCTATGGAATCGTTTGCAACTTAATTGCGCCCGACATGTGCGCCAGCCCTGGCGCGTATGCGCTAGTTGGCATGGGCGCCGTGGTCGCCGGCACAACGCATGGAGTGCTCAGCGCGATTCTGATTGTCTACGAGTTAACCGGCGACTATCACATTATTTTGCCGATCATGGGAGCCGCTTGCATCTCTAGCGTTGTCGCCTGGTTTAGCGATCCTGAAAATATCTACTCCAAGCGTCTGGCGCGCAGCGGCGAGTCGATCGCGCGGAGCCATGACTTGCATGGAGCCGAGCATATCAAAGTGCGGGATGTGATGATCCGCCGCTTTCCCACCGTAAAAAATACGGACAACCTGGTGCAGATCATCAAGGTGGCGCGGCAAAATCCGCACATCGAAAGCCTGCCGGTCATGGATGACGACAATCGATTGATCGGAATCATTCGTCCCGAAGACTTGCATCGCGTCATGGATACCGACGTCTCCCCCTATTTGGTGAATGCAGACGATATTGCGCTGATGATGCCGATCTCGGTCTCGCCAGAAGAGAATCTGCTTGAGGCGCTGCGCGATTTTGGATCGCGCGATGTCGACACGTTGCCGGTCGAGATCGGGGAAGGGGGGCGGCGGCAGCTAATCGGTCT